A genomic region of Ensifer sp. PDNC004 contains the following coding sequences:
- a CDS encoding DUF899 domain-containing protein → MDEWQAALEQQIAREKALTRARDEVSAERRRLPMVRIDKDYSFEGPEGTVSLADLFDGRRQLIVYHFMFAPGWKAGCDGCSWVVDAMTHPAHLNARDTSIVLISRAPLETLQKYQARMQWQHPVWYSSLASDFNHDMGATVADPDDPTRTSERHGVSVFLRDGNHIYRTYFNGARGVEYLGSMWTYLDLTPYGRQETWEASPVGWPQTEPYVWNRRHDEYGTEPAF, encoded by the coding sequence ATGGATGAGTGGCAAGCCGCACTCGAACAACAGATTGCCAGAGAGAAGGCACTCACCCGCGCACGCGATGAAGTGAGTGCCGAGCGCCGGCGCTTGCCGATGGTCAGGATCGACAAGGACTATTCGTTCGAGGGGCCCGAAGGCACGGTAAGCCTCGCCGACCTCTTCGACGGACGGCGGCAACTGATCGTCTATCACTTCATGTTCGCGCCCGGATGGAAGGCGGGCTGCGACGGCTGCTCCTGGGTCGTGGACGCGATGACCCATCCGGCGCATCTCAACGCACGCGATACGTCCATCGTGCTGATTTCGCGCGCGCCGCTGGAGACGCTGCAGAAATACCAGGCCCGGATGCAGTGGCAGCACCCGGTTTGGTACTCGTCCTTGGCGAGCGACTTCAACCACGACATGGGAGCCACGGTCGCCGATCCGGATGACCCGACAAGAACCAGCGAGCGCCATGGCGTCAGCGTCTTCCTCAGGGACGGCAATCATATCTACCGCACCTATTTCAACGGTGCGCGTGGCGTCGAGTATCTCGGCAGCATGTGGACCTATCTGGATCTGACGCCCTACGGTCGCCAGGAAACATGGGAAGCCTCTCCCGTGGGATGGCCGCAGACAGAACCCTACGTCTGGAACCGGCGGCACGACGAATACGGGACCGAACCGGCCTTCTGA
- a CDS encoding iron ABC transporter permease: MKTSLSRRAPASRLGRAAKATLALFAAVLAGTCIGETPIPVLTVLQTLANKIFGATYGLDPIDVGIIWNYRLPRVIVAACCGAGLAVSGMVLQSLLRNALADPYLLGISAGASTGAVAVTVAGLGAGAVSMSLGAFVGAVTAFLMVAILARAAGGGVTLRGTGQIVLAGIAGSQLFNALTSFIITKSANAEQARGIMFWLLGNLSGARWPDVWLAVPVALVGLGACIWYARALDAFSFGAESAASLGVPVRVVQVVLIGLTALVTAVMVSIVGSIGFVGLVIPHAARFLVGVRHGRLGPATALIGAVFLIAADILSRTIVPGQVLPIGVITALVGAPAFALILIRGRRRS; this comes from the coding sequence GTGAAGACCAGCCTCTCGCGGCGCGCCCCTGCTTCCCGGCTTGGCCGGGCAGCCAAGGCGACATTGGCTCTGTTTGCCGCCGTTCTTGCCGGAACCTGCATCGGCGAAACGCCGATACCCGTCTTGACCGTTCTCCAGACCTTGGCGAACAAGATTTTCGGCGCGACCTATGGGCTCGATCCCATCGATGTCGGGATCATCTGGAACTACCGCCTGCCGCGAGTGATCGTTGCCGCCTGCTGCGGGGCGGGCCTCGCGGTTTCGGGCATGGTGCTCCAGTCCCTCCTGCGCAACGCCCTGGCGGATCCCTACCTTCTCGGCATTTCCGCCGGCGCTTCGACCGGCGCAGTGGCCGTCACCGTCGCCGGCCTCGGCGCCGGCGCGGTCTCCATGTCGCTCGGCGCGTTTGTCGGCGCCGTGACCGCTTTCCTCATGGTGGCGATCCTCGCTCGTGCCGCCGGTGGCGGGGTCACCCTGCGCGGAACAGGGCAGATCGTGCTTGCCGGCATCGCCGGATCGCAACTGTTCAACGCACTGACCTCTTTCATCATCACCAAGTCGGCCAATGCGGAGCAGGCGCGCGGCATCATGTTCTGGCTGCTCGGCAACCTCAGCGGAGCGCGGTGGCCGGACGTCTGGCTGGCCGTGCCCGTGGCCCTTGTCGGGCTCGGGGCCTGCATCTGGTACGCCCGTGCGCTCGACGCCTTTTCCTTCGGGGCGGAATCCGCCGCGTCGCTCGGCGTACCCGTGCGCGTCGTCCAGGTGGTGCTGATCGGCCTTACCGCGCTGGTGACGGCCGTGATGGTCAGCATCGTCGGCTCCATCGGCTTCGTCGGGCTCGTCATACCGCATGCGGCCCGCTTCCTGGTTGGCGTGCGCCACGGGCGGCTCGGCCCGGCAACCGCCCTCATCGGGGCGGTCTTTCTGATCGCGGCGGATATCCTGTCGCGGACGATCGTTCCTGGCCAGGTGCTGCCGATCGGCGTGATCACCGCCCTGGTTGGGGCACCGGCCTTTGCCCTGATCCTTATCCGCGGGAGGCGCCGATCATGA
- a CDS encoding ABC transporter substrate-binding protein: MTASRFLLAASGFAFFATAAAAEPTAYPLTLDNCGETITFDKAPATSATVGQAATEVLYSLGLGDKVTGTSVWFNDVLPEFAEVNAKVPRLADNDPSFESVVAKKPGLVAVQFVWHVGPEGIVATRTQFHEVGIPTYVLPADCVAKDNSVGVDGTRSALFSTDSIHQGVRELAQIFDVQDKGEAFVAELAKREADAIEQAKALNLKDVSAAFWFSSAEMDIDPYVAGRKGAPAYMMDKLGIRNVVGSDEEWPVVGWETIAKANPTMIVIAKMDRRRFPADDYLKKIEFLKTDPVASQMDAVKNNRIVVMDAHAMDATIRTVAGIEVLSAALKDFGLAK; this comes from the coding sequence ATGACCGCTTCGCGTTTCCTGCTTGCCGCCTCTGGCTTCGCCTTCTTCGCCACCGCCGCTGCTGCCGAACCCACCGCCTATCCGCTGACCCTGGACAATTGCGGCGAGACGATCACCTTCGACAAGGCACCGGCGACCTCGGCGACCGTCGGGCAGGCGGCAACCGAGGTTCTCTATTCGCTCGGCCTCGGCGACAAGGTTACGGGCACGTCGGTCTGGTTCAATGACGTGCTGCCGGAATTTGCCGAGGTCAATGCCAAGGTTCCGCGCCTGGCGGACAACGACCCGAGCTTTGAAAGCGTCGTCGCCAAGAAGCCGGGGCTCGTCGCCGTGCAGTTCGTCTGGCACGTCGGCCCCGAAGGGATCGTTGCGACCCGAACCCAGTTCCACGAAGTGGGAATTCCGACCTATGTCCTTCCGGCCGACTGCGTCGCCAAGGACAACTCGGTGGGTGTGGACGGCACGCGAAGCGCGCTCTTCTCGACTGACAGCATCCATCAGGGCGTGCGTGAACTCGCGCAGATCTTCGATGTTCAGGACAAGGGCGAGGCATTCGTCGCAGAACTCGCCAAGCGTGAGGCCGACGCCATCGAGCAGGCCAAGGCGCTCAATTTGAAGGATGTGTCTGCGGCATTCTGGTTCTCCAGCGCGGAGATGGACATCGATCCCTATGTGGCCGGTCGGAAGGGAGCGCCTGCCTACATGATGGATAAGCTCGGCATCCGCAACGTGGTCGGCTCGGACGAAGAATGGCCGGTCGTCGGTTGGGAAACGATCGCCAAGGCCAACCCCACCATGATCGTCATCGCCAAGATGGATCGCCGGCGCTTTCCGGCCGACGACTACCTGAAGAAGATCGAGTTCCTGAAGACCGATCCGGTTGCCAGCCAGATGGATGCGGTGAAGAACAACCGCATCGTCGTCATGGATGCGCACGCGATGGACGCCACGATCAGAACGGTTGCCGGCATCGAAGTTCTCTCAGCTGCGCTTAAGGATTTCGGGTTGGCGAAGTGA
- a CDS encoding DUF1801 domain-containing protein: MSEKKVGTNASKAASGAPRATSGRKTPPTKSADGVVLLTGGNPQIAKGYGDAPIQQYIAAMPGWKSDLGKRLDRLIVEAVPGVEKAVKWNSPFYGMEKDVWFLGFHCMTKYVKVAFFRGAQFSPMPPGTSKQPDVRYLDIYEADELDEAQFLDWVKQASELPGEKM, from the coding sequence ATGTCTGAGAAGAAAGTCGGAACGAACGCATCGAAAGCTGCTTCCGGTGCGCCAAGGGCAACGAGCGGACGCAAGACGCCGCCGACAAAGTCGGCCGATGGCGTCGTCCTTCTGACCGGCGGCAACCCGCAGATCGCCAAGGGCTATGGAGACGCGCCAATACAGCAATACATCGCTGCGATGCCGGGGTGGAAAAGCGATCTGGGCAAGCGTCTTGACCGGCTGATCGTTGAGGCCGTTCCCGGTGTCGAAAAGGCGGTCAAATGGAACTCTCCCTTTTATGGCATGGAAAAGGATGTCTGGTTCCTCGGCTTTCACTGCATGACGAAATACGTGAAGGTCGCTTTCTTCCGCGGCGCGCAGTTCAGCCCCATGCCGCCCGGCACGTCGAAACAGCCGGATGTGCGCTATCTCGACATCTATGAGGCCGACGAACTCGACGAGGCGCAGTTCCTGGACTGGGTCAAACAAGCCAGCGAGCTACCGGGCGAAAAAATGTAA
- a CDS encoding TetR/AcrR family transcriptional regulator — protein sequence MAIRGRPRSFDRDHALRLIMEVFWSKGYEATQLNDLTAALGITPPSFYAAFGSKDAAFREAVDLYLETVGSGTRRALDAGKTAREAIAAMLSASIDSALGAPQSGGCLLILGVVNCQTDSLPLRDLLRQIRKETGHQVLVRLRRGVAEGDLPPSADVQGLARYYATIMQGLSMQARDGATRDELQALIAPSMVALS from the coding sequence ATGGCGATCCGCGGACGACCGCGAAGTTTTGACCGCGATCACGCGCTTCGCCTGATCATGGAAGTGTTTTGGTCGAAGGGCTATGAGGCGACCCAGCTCAACGACCTGACTGCCGCGCTCGGGATCACGCCTCCGAGCTTTTATGCCGCGTTCGGCTCCAAGGACGCAGCCTTTCGCGAGGCGGTCGATCTTTATCTCGAAACCGTCGGTTCGGGCACCCGGCGCGCACTCGATGCCGGTAAGACGGCCCGCGAGGCGATCGCTGCGATGCTATCGGCCAGCATCGACTCGGCTCTCGGCGCTCCGCAATCGGGTGGCTGCCTGCTGATCCTCGGCGTGGTCAATTGCCAGACCGACTCCCTGCCGCTGCGCGACCTTCTCAGACAGATTCGCAAGGAGACCGGACACCAAGTTCTTGTCCGGCTGCGGCGCGGCGTCGCCGAGGGTGATCTGCCGCCATCGGCCGACGTCCAGGGTTTGGCCAGGTACTACGCCACGATCATGCAGGGCCTCTCGATGCAGGCGCGCGACGGCGCCACAAGGGACGAATTGCAGGCCCTCATCGCCCCATCGATGGTCGCGCTCTCATAG
- a CDS encoding GntR family transcriptional regulator, which translates to MLLLNHVKLIERLTEIGSRMPKFNYLSPALQSEDAALMQSTSLSGIEAKIHVDLWNAIIDRKLKPGVKLEELVMCDIYGISRTVMRKVLMIMEQDGLVFLPPNKGAYVASPSLQSAFEMLEMSEALQTFVVEKIAKNHASIAASQFDRIAQHAKAEEKAEAAHDFRLLRRFDIEFGSLLCLVHGNGTLAREWERNASCLALALSLHQSVQPAGRQSDYSRQILARLTDGDAARALALVRERIGQLKASLDTQSDGENVNLREILGLN; encoded by the coding sequence TTGCTGCTGCTGAACCATGTAAAGCTTATCGAACGCCTTACGGAAATCGGGTCCCGGATGCCAAAGTTCAACTACCTCTCTCCCGCCTTGCAGAGCGAAGATGCCGCATTGATGCAAAGTACATCCTTGAGTGGCATCGAGGCGAAGATCCACGTTGACCTTTGGAACGCCATCATCGACCGCAAGCTGAAGCCAGGTGTCAAGCTGGAAGAGCTCGTGATGTGTGACATCTACGGGATCAGCCGCACGGTCATGCGCAAGGTTCTGATGATCATGGAACAGGACGGGCTGGTTTTCCTGCCGCCCAACAAGGGCGCCTACGTCGCATCCCCATCGCTGCAATCGGCTTTTGAAATGCTTGAAATGAGCGAGGCGCTGCAGACATTCGTCGTCGAGAAAATCGCGAAGAACCACGCATCCATCGCCGCCTCCCAGTTCGACCGGATCGCGCAACACGCCAAGGCGGAAGAAAAGGCCGAGGCGGCCCATGATTTCCGACTTCTGCGCCGGTTCGACATCGAGTTTGGAAGCCTGCTTTGCCTGGTTCATGGCAACGGGACGCTTGCCAGAGAATGGGAACGAAACGCCTCCTGCCTCGCGCTCGCACTTTCGCTTCACCAGAGCGTGCAACCGGCAGGCAGGCAATCGGATTACTCCAGGCAGATCCTCGCGCGCCTGACAGATGGAGATGCGGCACGCGCACTTGCCCTTGTCCGCGAGCGGATAGGCCAACTGAAAGCGTCGCTGGACACCCAGTCCGATGGAGAGAATGTGAACCTGCGCGAGATCCTGGGCCTGAATTGA
- a CDS encoding porin: MTMKSILLGSAAAIAATSSVQAADAIIAAEPEPTEYVRVCDAFGTGFFYIPGTETCLRIGGYVRFQTNFGPRESAGRWEGKQSTSDWDAFARAQLILEAKNDTEYGALTSYIAIQADTDNDAHNNFKLDEAYIQLAGLRAGHFASWWDKGLNGETDISGNDTTVFNSISYTYDAGAFQAGIAIDELEGLTSKNNGVGVEGIVSVSLGSASFDLLGGYDTEVKQGAIRGLVSADLGPGVLQGFAVWSSDPNSYWSTSKWSVAASYRLNVTDRLAITPGAQYFGDLRRNVLFNAAWRGAASPNESFGNGNAWKVGVTADYKITEGLDVRTTVNYVKVDYNNTFKDSKSKNDDYVSGFVRLQRSF, encoded by the coding sequence ATGACGATGAAAAGCATACTTTTGGGATCGGCTGCCGCGATCGCGGCGACGTCCAGCGTCCAGGCGGCAGACGCAATCATAGCGGCCGAGCCGGAACCGACGGAATATGTCCGTGTCTGCGACGCATTCGGCACCGGCTTCTTCTACATTCCCGGAACCGAAACCTGCCTGCGCATCGGCGGCTATGTACGCTTCCAGACGAACTTCGGTCCGCGCGAAAGCGCTGGTCGCTGGGAAGGCAAGCAGTCGACTTCCGACTGGGATGCTTTTGCCCGCGCGCAGCTGATCCTCGAGGCGAAGAACGATACGGAATACGGCGCGCTCACCAGCTACATCGCCATTCAGGCCGATACCGACAACGACGCCCACAACAACTTCAAGCTCGACGAAGCCTACATCCAGCTCGCGGGCTTGCGTGCTGGCCACTTCGCCAGCTGGTGGGACAAGGGTCTGAACGGCGAAACCGACATCAGCGGCAACGACACGACCGTCTTCAACTCCATCTCCTACACCTATGACGCCGGCGCGTTCCAGGCAGGTATCGCCATCGACGAGCTCGAAGGCCTAACCTCGAAGAACAACGGGGTTGGCGTCGAAGGCATCGTTTCGGTCTCGCTCGGCAGCGCATCCTTCGACCTGCTCGGCGGTTACGACACCGAGGTGAAGCAGGGCGCCATCCGCGGCCTGGTGTCGGCAGATCTCGGCCCGGGCGTGCTCCAGGGCTTTGCCGTCTGGTCGTCGGACCCGAACTCCTACTGGTCCACGTCCAAGTGGAGCGTTGCGGCCTCCTATCGCCTCAACGTCACTGACAGACTGGCGATCACGCCCGGCGCTCAGTATTTCGGCGATCTGCGCCGGAACGTTCTCTTCAACGCGGCCTGGAGAGGCGCTGCATCGCCCAACGAAAGCTTTGGCAACGGCAATGCGTGGAAGGTCGGCGTCACGGCAGACTACAAGATCACCGAAGGCCTTGATGTCCGTACAACCGTAAATTACGTCAAGGTCGACTACAATAACACCTTCAAGGACAGCAAGTCCAAGAACGACGACTACGTTTCGGGCTTCGTCCGCCTGCAGCGTAGCTTCTAA
- a CDS encoding helix-turn-helix transcriptional regulator, with product MSSEQDEDLVFKALAHPRRRSMLDRLKGEAQTTGMLCATFSDMDRCTVMQHLKVLADADLIIVRRAGRERWNYLNALPIKHIHERWISDYAAHVVTILDRLKTGLEG from the coding sequence ATGTCAAGCGAGCAGGACGAAGATCTGGTTTTCAAGGCATTGGCTCACCCGCGCAGGCGGTCGATGCTCGATCGTCTCAAGGGCGAGGCGCAGACCACGGGCATGCTCTGCGCGACCTTTTCCGACATGGATCGCTGCACCGTGATGCAGCATCTGAAGGTGCTGGCGGACGCCGACTTGATCATCGTCAGGCGGGCAGGACGCGAGCGCTGGAACTATCTCAATGCGCTGCCGATCAAGCACATTCACGAGCGCTGGATCAGCGACTATGCCGCCCATGTCGTGACCATTCTCGACCGGCTGAAGACTGGCCTCGAAGGGTAA